One stretch of Tenacibaculum sp. MAR_2010_89 DNA includes these proteins:
- a CDS encoding DUF4349 domain-containing protein translates to MKTFFKLIVLFIFIVGCKDNEKISYGYSEIAFDEDYSVQGNLLKEEKNHSETPSKERKLIKNGSIEFEVVYLKKTRAKILQAVKKYNGYVSTDNEYNSSDRKSTVINIRVPASNFDILLKDISEGIESFDQKNIRIKDVTEQFLDVEARLKNKKELEKRYLEILKKAKSVKEILEVEKEIGKLREDIEVAEGKLKYLQNQVSFSTLNITFYKTISSQTNFGKNISEAFKNGFKNLKTFLIFIINIWPFILLISLVFYLFKRWRNKRKK, encoded by the coding sequence ATGAAAACATTTTTTAAATTAATAGTCTTATTTATTTTTATTGTTGGTTGTAAGGATAACGAAAAAATAAGCTATGGTTATTCGGAAATTGCTTTTGATGAAGATTATTCTGTACAAGGAAATCTTTTAAAAGAAGAAAAAAATCATTCTGAAACTCCTTCAAAGGAGCGGAAATTAATTAAAAATGGTTCTATTGAATTTGAAGTAGTTTATTTGAAAAAAACTAGAGCTAAAATTCTTCAAGCTGTTAAAAAGTATAACGGATATGTTTCAACGGATAATGAATATAATTCATCTGATAGAAAAAGTACAGTAATAAATATAAGGGTTCCAGCCAGTAATTTTGATATTTTACTAAAAGATATTTCTGAAGGAATTGAGAGTTTTGATCAAAAAAATATTAGAATTAAAGATGTTACAGAACAATTTTTAGATGTAGAAGCTCGATTAAAAAACAAAAAAGAGTTAGAGAAAAGATATTTAGAAATTCTTAAAAAGGCTAAAAGCGTAAAAGAAATTTTAGAAGTAGAAAAAGAAATAGGTAAATTAAGAGAAGATATTGAAGTTGCTGAAGGAAAACTAAAATATTTACAAAACCAAGTATCATTCTCTACATTAAATATCACTTTTTATAAAACAATTTCTAGTCAAACTAATTTTGGTAAAAATATTTCTGAAGCTTTTAAAAATGGTTTTAAAAATTTAAAAACATTTTTAATTTTTATAATTAATATTTGGCCATTCATATTATTAATATCTCTAGTTTTTTATTTGTTTAAAAGATGGAGAAATAAAAGAAAAAAATAA
- a CDS encoding metal-dependent hydrolase, whose translation MNITFYGHACFGIEINGTNLLVDPFITGNSQATHIDIETIKADYILLTHAHQDHVLDVELIAEKTDATIVSNYEIVMYYNAKNLKGHPVNHGGTFKTDKFSAKYVNAIHTSSFADGTYGGQPGGFVISSGNKSLYIAGDTAVTMDMKLIPMTTKLTASIFPIGDNFTMGVEDAIIACDLVECNKVIGCHFNTFPPIEINTEDAKKQFSIKDKELTLLAIGESITI comes from the coding sequence ATGAATATTACTTTTTACGGACATGCTTGTTTTGGTATAGAAATAAATGGAACCAATTTACTTGTTGATCCATTCATAACAGGAAACTCTCAAGCAACTCATATAGATATTGAAACAATAAAAGCTGATTATATTTTACTAACACACGCACATCAAGATCATGTATTAGATGTTGAGTTGATAGCTGAAAAAACGGATGCTACTATTGTTTCTAATTATGAAATAGTAATGTATTATAATGCAAAGAATTTAAAAGGGCATCCTGTAAACCATGGAGGTACATTTAAAACTGATAAATTTTCTGCTAAATATGTAAATGCAATACATACTTCATCTTTTGCTGATGGAACTTATGGAGGTCAACCAGGAGGTTTTGTAATTAGTTCAGGGAATAAATCTTTATACATTGCAGGAGACACAGCAGTAACAATGGATATGAAATTAATACCGATGACTACAAAATTAACAGCTTCTATTTTTCCAATAGGTGATAATTTTACAATGGGAGTTGAAGATGCAATTATAGCATGTGATTTAGTAGAATGTAATAAAGTTATTGGATGTCATTTTAATACATTTCCTCCAATAGAAATAAATACAGAAGATGCTAAAAAACAATTTTCAATTAAAGACAAAGAATTAACCTTGTTAGCAATAGGTGAATCTATAACAATATAA
- a CDS encoding SRPBCC family protein, whose translation MKTVKIILGIIITLSIAFFATGLIIKELNYESKVTINKPVEEVFAIFNNDENLSKWIPEIKSIKEINKVDGMVGSTYAVTVISQGQEMTLEEKVLAYEPNKKVKLMFNGGGMLKTDDYIFESNGGNTIIKLKANCKSTGFILGCMLPFVKGKLQEQDQQYLTNFKEFVEKN comes from the coding sequence ATGAAAACAGTAAAAATTATTTTAGGAATTATCATAACATTGTCTATTGCTTTTTTTGCTACAGGGTTAATAATTAAAGAATTAAATTATGAATCTAAAGTAACTATTAATAAACCAGTAGAAGAAGTTTTTGCTATTTTTAATAATGATGAAAATTTATCAAAATGGATTCCTGAAATTAAATCTATTAAAGAAATCAATAAAGTTGATGGAATGGTAGGTAGTACCTACGCAGTTACAGTGATAAGTCAAGGGCAAGAAATGACTCTAGAAGAAAAGGTGTTAGCATATGAACCGAATAAAAAAGTAAAGTTAATGTTCAATGGAGGAGGAATGCTTAAAACAGACGACTATATATTTGAAAGTAATGGAGGTAATACTATAATTAAGCTAAAGGCAAACTGTAAAAGTACAGGGTTTATTTTAGGATGTATGTTACCATTTGTGAAAGGGAAGTTACAGGAACAAGACCAACAATATCTTACTAATTTTAAAGAGTTTGTAGAAAAAAACTAA
- a CDS encoding o-succinylbenzoate synthase — translation MIKANYKQYLLNFKQASGTSRGVLRTKETWFIILEEEGKKGYGECGLFRGLSIDDTLDYEQKLKWACSNINLGVEKLLSSLIEYPSIQFGLEQAFLSLNSSNPFELFPSNFTEGKSEISINGLIWMGDKTFMQQQIKDKLQQGFTTIKMKIGAIDFETEIALLKSIRKEFSPNEIELRVDANGAFKPENALDKLQRLSELKMHSIEQPIKQGQWQEMANLCKKTPLPIALDEELIGVFSEEKKQKCIETIQPQYIILKPSLVGGIKGSNEWIKIAEKYNAGNWITSALESNIGLNAIAQWTFTLNNPLPQGLGTGSLFTNNFESPLEVKNGSLQYVTNKKWNFKI, via the coding sequence ATGATAAAAGCAAACTATAAACAGTACCTGTTAAATTTTAAACAAGCAAGTGGAACTTCACGAGGTGTTTTAAGAACTAAAGAAACGTGGTTTATAATTCTTGAAGAAGAGGGAAAGAAAGGCTATGGAGAGTGTGGTTTGTTTAGAGGGTTGAGTATAGATGACACTCTTGATTATGAACAAAAATTAAAGTGGGCATGTTCAAACATTAATTTAGGGGTAGAAAAACTCTTAAGTAGCTTAATTGAATACCCGTCTATTCAATTTGGACTTGAACAAGCATTTCTATCATTAAATAGTTCTAACCCTTTTGAATTATTTCCATCAAATTTCACTGAAGGGAAAAGTGAAATTTCTATTAACGGTTTAATTTGGATGGGAGACAAAACATTTATGCAACAACAAATTAAAGATAAGTTGCAACAAGGGTTTACTACTATAAAAATGAAAATAGGGGCAATAGATTTTGAAACAGAAATCGCATTGTTAAAATCGATAAGAAAAGAGTTTTCTCCTAATGAAATAGAGCTACGTGTTGATGCTAATGGGGCGTTTAAACCTGAAAATGCATTAGATAAATTGCAAAGATTATCTGAATTAAAAATGCATTCTATTGAACAACCTATTAAACAAGGACAATGGCAAGAAATGGCTAACTTATGTAAAAAAACACCTTTGCCAATTGCTCTAGATGAAGAATTAATTGGCGTTTTTTCAGAAGAAAAAAAGCAAAAATGTATTGAAACTATACAACCACAATACATTATCTTAAAACCAAGTTTGGTAGGTGGTATAAAAGGTAGTAATGAATGGATTAAGATAGCAGAAAAATACAACGCTGGTAACTGGATAACAAGTGCGTTAGAAAGTAATATAGGGTTGAATGCTATAGCTCAATGGACGTTTACATTAAATAATCCATTACCCCAAGGATTAGGAACTGGAAGTTTATTTACGAACAATTTTGAGAGTCCTTTAGAAGTGAAAAATGGAAGTTTACAATATGTTACTAACAAAAAATGGAATTTTAAAATATAG
- a CDS encoding CPBP family intramembrane glutamic endopeptidase has protein sequence MNFIQQAYKGENKWYLYILVIFIVFFGWQFLGVMPLALTAILHSADVAEFTQAANDNFMTLDINKNLFLFMMIVMFALGLLFLFIGIKFVHKRPVKTIVTSRNKIDWKRFWFGFFTWGIISSLVIGVGILLEPESYVWNFNAVPFFTLVAISFLFLPIQTSFEELLFRGYFMQALGILVKNRWLPLLITSVAFGLLHGANPEVEKLGAVSMVFYIGTGLFFGITTLMDEGTELALGLHAINNIVAAFFVTTDWTVFQTNALFIDTSEPSVGLEMFLPVFVLYPLMLIFFSKKYGWNNWKDKLVGKISAPAGDEVLEDIGKVN, from the coding sequence ATGAATTTTATACAGCAGGCATATAAAGGAGAAAATAAATGGTATTTGTATATACTTGTTATTTTTATTGTTTTTTTTGGTTGGCAATTTTTAGGTGTAATGCCTTTAGCGTTAACAGCAATTCTCCATTCAGCTGATGTTGCTGAATTTACCCAAGCAGCTAATGATAATTTTATGACATTAGATATAAATAAAAACTTGTTTTTATTTATGATGATAGTAATGTTTGCTTTGGGATTACTTTTTTTGTTTATAGGAATCAAGTTTGTTCATAAAAGACCTGTAAAAACAATAGTAACAAGTAGAAACAAAATTGATTGGAAACGTTTTTGGTTTGGTTTTTTTACTTGGGGAATTATTTCATCATTAGTAATTGGAGTTGGTATTTTATTAGAACCAGAGAGTTATGTATGGAATTTTAATGCCGTACCTTTTTTTACTTTAGTAGCTATATCCTTTTTGTTTTTACCAATACAAACTAGTTTTGAAGAACTTCTTTTTAGAGGTTATTTTATGCAGGCTTTAGGAATTTTAGTAAAAAATAGATGGCTTCCTTTACTTATAACATCAGTAGCCTTTGGTTTATTACATGGGGCTAACCCTGAAGTTGAAAAATTAGGGGCTGTTTCTATGGTGTTTTATATTGGAACTGGGTTGTTTTTTGGAATAACAACATTAATGGACGAAGGAACTGAGTTGGCTTTAGGGCTACATGCCATTAATAATATCGTAGCAGCATTTTTTGTAACGACAGATTGGACAGTTTTTCAAACAAATGCATTATTTATAGATACCTCTGAGCCTTCAGTTGGATTGGAGATGTTTCTTCCAGTATTTGTTTTGTATCCTTTAATGTTAATATTCTTTTCTAAAAAATATGGATGGAATAACTGGAAAGATAAACTTGTAGGAAAGATAAGTGCTCCAGCAGGTGATGAAGTATTAGAAGACATAGGCAAAGTAAATTAA
- a CDS encoding AMP-binding protein codes for MNIDFQLNSRSFTDVEELLEYSKSLSVDSYHFFSNWFNDEDFIVVQTSGSTGTPKSIQLKKEHMRNSAIATGTFFNLKEKTTALLCMSTNYIAGKMMLVRALTLGWHIDVVEPKSNPLDGIDKVYDFSAMVPLQLQASLNEIYRVKKLIVGGGVVSTDLVEKIQGISTEVFATYGMTETITHIAVKKLNNFSSSKNRPEQSFYKTLPNVLVQKDERQCLVIKASKVSEEIIITNDVIKLISETEFEWLGRYDNVINSGGVKLHPEVIEEKLSNILSQRFFVAGVSDTVLGEKLILIVEGKKCRLDLDKNILLSKYEYPKEVYFISEFIETETKKIQRKKTLDLLF; via the coding sequence ATGAATATTGATTTTCAGTTAAATAGTCGAAGTTTTACAGATGTGGAGGAATTATTAGAGTATTCTAAAAGTTTATCTGTTGATAGTTATCATTTTTTCTCTAATTGGTTTAATGATGAAGATTTTATTGTAGTACAAACTTCTGGATCAACAGGTACTCCTAAATCTATACAATTAAAGAAAGAGCACATGCGTAATTCAGCTATAGCTACTGGAACTTTTTTTAATTTAAAAGAAAAAACTACAGCGCTTTTATGCATGTCTACTAACTATATAGCAGGAAAAATGATGTTGGTAAGAGCATTAACTTTAGGTTGGCATATTGATGTGGTTGAACCAAAATCTAATCCACTTGATGGTATTGATAAAGTTTATGATTTTTCTGCAATGGTACCTTTACAGTTACAGGCATCTTTGAATGAAATATATAGAGTGAAGAAATTAATAGTTGGTGGTGGTGTAGTTTCAACTGATTTAGTAGAAAAAATACAAGGAATCTCTACAGAGGTTTTTGCTACTTATGGTATGACTGAAACTATCACGCATATTGCTGTTAAAAAGTTAAATAATTTTTCTTCATCGAAAAATAGACCTGAACAATCTTTTTATAAAACATTACCTAATGTACTTGTACAAAAAGATGAAAGGCAATGTTTAGTAATTAAAGCATCCAAAGTATCAGAAGAAATAATAATAACGAATGATGTTATAAAATTAATATCTGAAACTGAATTTGAATGGTTAGGACGGTATGATAATGTTATTAATTCTGGAGGAGTAAAATTACATCCTGAAGTAATAGAAGAAAAACTTTCGAATATTTTATCACAGCGTTTTTTTGTAGCTGGAGTTTCAGATACTGTTTTAGGAGAAAAGTTAATTTTAATTGTTGAGGGGAAGAAATGTAGGTTAGATTTAGATAAAAACATTTTATTATCTAAATATGAGTACCCAAAAGAAGTGTATTTTATTTCTGAATTTATAGAAACAGAAACAAAAAAAATCCAACGTAAAAAAACATTGGATTTACTATTTTAA
- a CDS encoding alkene reductase: MKTTLFTPYNMNGISLKNRFLMAPMTRSRAAQPGDIPNKLMATYYGQRTSAGIIITEATQISLQAKGYAKTPGIYTPEQIKGWKLITEEVHKKGSKIFLQLWHVGRVSSSRVNGLQPIGPSSKIAKETNVYIFDGAPNGDATFIPVEEPKEMNPNDIKQVIEEFKIAAKNAIDAGFDGVEIHGANGYLIDQFLRSNSNIRKDKYGGSKENRIRILSEITHAVVNEIGTDKTGVRLSPFISFKDMNDPEILEIIMLAAKKLEKIGITYIHLCEADWDDAPQIPINFRKELRNIFSKTIIATGNKTPEEADELLKENLVDLVGFGRRFLTNPDYPKRVEMNLKMNEMIDNHTLFGGGDTRGYTDYPFIKK; the protein is encoded by the coding sequence ATGAAAACTACTTTATTTACACCATATAATATGAATGGAATCTCATTAAAAAATCGTTTTTTAATGGCACCTATGACTCGTTCAAGAGCTGCCCAACCTGGTGACATTCCTAATAAATTAATGGCTACTTATTATGGACAGCGAACTTCTGCTGGTATTATTATTACTGAAGCTACTCAAATTTCCTTACAAGCAAAGGGATATGCTAAAACTCCAGGGATTTATACCCCTGAACAAATTAAAGGATGGAAATTAATTACTGAAGAAGTACACAAAAAAGGAAGTAAAATATTTTTACAATTATGGCATGTAGGTAGAGTATCAAGTTCAAGAGTAAATGGATTACAACCTATTGGCCCATCTTCAAAAATAGCCAAAGAAACCAATGTCTACATTTTTGATGGTGCTCCTAATGGTGACGCAACTTTTATTCCTGTTGAAGAACCAAAAGAAATGAACCCAAATGATATTAAACAAGTTATTGAAGAGTTTAAAATAGCTGCTAAAAATGCTATAGATGCTGGATTTGACGGTGTTGAAATCCATGGAGCTAATGGGTATTTAATAGACCAATTTTTAAGAAGTAACTCTAACATTAGAAAAGATAAATATGGGGGAAGTAAAGAAAATAGGATTCGTATTTTAAGTGAAATAACTCACGCAGTGGTAAATGAAATTGGAACTGATAAAACTGGTGTTCGCTTATCACCTTTTATAAGTTTTAAAGATATGAATGATCCGGAGATTTTAGAAATAATAATGTTAGCTGCTAAAAAGCTAGAAAAAATAGGTATAACTTATATTCATTTATGTGAAGCTGATTGGGATGATGCTCCTCAAATTCCAATCAACTTTAGAAAAGAATTAAGAAATATATTTAGTAAAACTATTATAGCTACTGGAAATAAAACTCCAGAAGAAGCTGATGAGTTATTAAAAGAAAACTTAGTTGATTTAGTTGGTTTTGGTAGAAGATTTTTAACCAATCCTGATTACCCAAAAAGAGTTGAAATGAATTTAAAAATGAACGAAATGATTGATAATCACACATTATTTGGCGGTGGAGACACAAGAGGCTATACTGATTATCCTTTCATAAAAAAGTAA
- a CDS encoding AraC family transcriptional regulator produces MATRFNLEKSLDVLEFTSINEWGHPKHKHNFFELTFILKGKGKHVLNESIINYKEGDLFFLTPKDEHEFLISETTKFGIIKFTEQLFIEKTEFFSNTSWKNRVESVIFHTNTITGNIVKNDVDRKQLFALYELIKTEIKNTSVYSRNVLLELFGALLIIVSRNIKASFDLSDNIILSKKERIENILSYIRQNILDKEKIKIKTIAKEFNMSPNYVSVFIKKEAGISIQNYVTNSKMKIAERLLKQTNLNMSEIAEKIGFVDSSHFNKTFKKYFGKNPSEYN; encoded by the coding sequence ATGGCAACAAGATTTAATCTAGAAAAATCATTAGATGTACTAGAGTTTACTTCAATTAATGAGTGGGGACATCCTAAGCATAAACATAATTTTTTTGAGCTTACCTTTATTTTAAAGGGAAAAGGGAAACATGTACTAAATGAAAGTATAATTAATTATAAAGAAGGAGATTTGTTTTTTTTAACACCTAAAGATGAGCACGAGTTTTTAATTTCTGAAACGACTAAATTTGGAATTATAAAGTTTACTGAGCAACTATTTATTGAAAAAACAGAATTCTTTTCTAATACTAGTTGGAAGAATCGAGTTGAGAGTGTAATTTTTCATACCAATACAATTACTGGAAATATTGTAAAAAATGATGTTGATAGAAAACAATTGTTTGCTTTATATGAACTAATTAAAACAGAAATAAAAAATACGTCTGTTTATAGTAGAAATGTATTACTTGAATTATTTGGTGCTTTACTTATTATTGTTTCAAGGAATATAAAGGCAAGCTTTGATTTATCTGATAACATAATCCTTTCAAAGAAAGAAAGAATAGAAAATATATTAAGTTACATACGTCAAAACATACTTGATAAAGAAAAAATTAAAATAAAAACAATAGCAAAAGAGTTTAATATGTCTCCTAATTATGTAAGTGTATTTATAAAAAAAGAAGCTGGTATTTCCATTCAGAACTATGTAACGAATTCGAAGATGAAAATAGCTGAGCGTTTATTAAAACAAACAAACTTAAATATGTCAGAAATAGCAGAAAAAATAGGGTTTGTTGATTCGAGTCATTTTAATAAAACTTTTAAAAAATATTTTGGTAAAAACCCTAGTGAGTATAATTAA
- a CDS encoding aldose 1-epimerase family protein has protein sequence MITLENEYLTIQFKKLGAELTKIYSKETKLNYLWNGDATFWKRHAPILFPIVGKLKGNTYKINGEFYELPQHGFARDLEFSIVNKTTSKITFELTYSKETLINYPFKFTLQVSYELKKNQVLVNYKVINVDDTTIFFSIGAHPAFNCPLVKGTSFNDYYLEFEKAEKPTQLFLNPQTGFRNNISKTINLEQQIDLSYDLFKNDALMFEGIESKKVSLKSKKHNHGIHLHIPNWRYLAFWTKKTNTPFICFEPWMGIADNENTDQVYSTKEGIQELSVNKTYENEYRFEVF, from the coding sequence ATGATTACATTAGAAAACGAATATCTAACTATTCAATTTAAAAAATTAGGTGCAGAGCTAACTAAAATATACTCTAAAGAAACTAAGTTAAATTATTTATGGAATGGTGATGCAACTTTTTGGAAACGTCATGCTCCTATTTTATTTCCAATTGTTGGTAAATTAAAAGGTAATACCTATAAAATAAATGGTGAATTTTATGAATTACCTCAACATGGGTTTGCTAGAGACTTAGAGTTTTCTATTGTTAATAAAACTACTTCTAAAATTACTTTTGAACTTACTTATTCAAAAGAAACACTAATTAACTACCCATTTAAATTCACCCTACAAGTTAGTTATGAATTGAAAAAAAATCAAGTGTTAGTTAATTACAAAGTCATTAATGTTGACGATACAACAATATTTTTTTCTATTGGCGCACATCCAGCTTTTAATTGTCCTCTTGTTAAAGGAACTTCTTTTAACGATTATTACCTTGAATTTGAAAAAGCAGAGAAACCTACCCAATTGTTTTTAAACCCACAAACTGGATTCAGAAATAATATTTCTAAAACAATAAATCTTGAACAACAAATAGATCTATCTTATGATTTATTCAAAAATGATGCTTTAATGTTTGAAGGAATTGAATCAAAAAAGGTTTCTTTAAAGTCTAAAAAACATAATCATGGAATACATTTACATATTCCTAATTGGAGATATTTAGCCTTCTGGACAAAAAAAACAAACACTCCTTTCATTTGTTTTGAACCATGGATGGGTATTGCGGATAATGAAAATACAGATCAAGTTTATTCAACTAAAGAGGGAATTCAAGAACTTTCTGTAAATAAAACCTATGAAAATGAATATCGTTTTGAAGTTTTTTAA
- a CDS encoding SMP-30/gluconolactonase/LRE family protein, with amino-acid sequence MKFTSIIKVSITTAIVLFITSILFKACSLKPSAWKPPVNPKFNGVFSKNELLKTTKKVNLNGWYGPEDIAIDSQGNLYCGVHITETDFTDGRILKIDTTGKISVFCNTQSWVAGLHFDKNENLIACDLKRGLISIDKKGQITTLAKEDEKGNKFIIPNDVDIASDGIIYFSNTSSKISFSRKHIWKILMEVKPDGGLYSFNPITKNVKTLIDGSYFGNGVAVSENDEFVLMVDLTKYRIIRYWLKGDNKGKTDIFLENLPGFPNGISRRKDGSFWLGFSTKRDDMLDKIQPSPLLKKIVYGLPLWLQPKVASFGMIMHVSKKGDILKTYYDTTGKFVAEASSIEEHNGYIYIGGDIANHIGKFKLE; translated from the coding sequence ATGAAGTTTACTTCTATAATTAAAGTATCAATTACCACCGCAATAGTTCTTTTTATAACTAGTATTTTATTTAAAGCTTGTTCTCTAAAACCTTCTGCTTGGAAGCCACCAGTAAACCCTAAATTTAACGGTGTTTTCTCAAAAAACGAATTACTAAAAACAACAAAAAAAGTAAATTTAAATGGTTGGTACGGACCTGAAGACATAGCAATAGATAGCCAAGGAAATCTATATTGTGGTGTTCATATTACAGAAACAGATTTCACAGATGGGAGAATTTTAAAAATTGACACTACAGGAAAAATATCCGTTTTTTGTAATACTCAATCTTGGGTAGCTGGATTACATTTTGATAAAAATGAAAACCTCATAGCCTGCGATTTAAAAAGAGGACTAATAAGTATTGATAAAAAAGGCCAAATAACAACTTTAGCCAAAGAAGATGAAAAAGGTAATAAATTTATAATCCCTAATGATGTAGATATTGCAAGCGATGGAATCATTTATTTTTCAAATACATCATCAAAAATATCCTTTAGCAGAAAACATATTTGGAAAATCTTAATGGAAGTTAAGCCAGATGGTGGTCTTTATAGTTTTAATCCAATTACAAAAAATGTTAAGACTTTAATTGATGGCTCTTATTTTGGTAATGGGGTTGCTGTATCTGAAAATGATGAGTTTGTTTTAATGGTAGACTTAACTAAATATCGTATAATTAGATACTGGCTGAAAGGTGATAATAAAGGGAAAACAGATATCTTTTTAGAAAATTTACCTGGATTTCCAAACGGAATTTCAAGAAGGAAAGATGGTAGTTTTTGGCTTGGTTTTTCTACTAAAAGAGATGATATGTTAGATAAGATACAGCCTAGCCCACTACTTAAGAAAATTGTTTATGGCCTTCCTCTTTGGTTACAACCTAAAGTAGCTTCTTTTGGAATGATTATGCACGTAAGTAAAAAAGGAGATATATTAAAAACATATTATGATACTACAGGTAAATTTGTAGCTGAAGCCAGTTCAATTGAAGAACATAATGGTTACATATACATTGGTGGAGATATTGCTAATCATATAGGGAAGTTTAAATTGGAATAA
- a CDS encoding Crp/Fnr family transcriptional regulator gives MNELHKILEELIGLTDNEWGVFKSLLKKRDVKAKTLIIKEGSIAKNLYFIDSGLLRSYYFLDGKEINSYFSCDNQFISIFSSFINQTPSLEILETIEDSCVYELSYYSLSELYTKSANFEKLGRILAEKNYLCALERTSTMQTKTAKEKYLDFIKKYNKKIVQRVPQHQIASFLGIAPESLSRVRKEITIS, from the coding sequence ATGAATGAATTACATAAAATACTAGAAGAACTTATTGGTTTAACAGATAATGAGTGGGGTGTTTTTAAATCTCTTTTAAAAAAGAGAGACGTAAAAGCTAAAACATTAATCATTAAAGAAGGAAGTATTGCTAAAAACTTATATTTTATTGATTCTGGATTACTAAGGTCTTATTATTTTCTAGATGGCAAAGAAATCAATTCTTATTTTTCATGTGATAACCAATTCATATCTATATTTTCTAGCTTTATAAATCAAACTCCTTCTTTAGAAATTTTAGAAACTATTGAAGATAGTTGCGTTTATGAATTATCATATTATTCTTTGTCGGAATTATATACCAAATCAGCAAATTTTGAAAAGTTAGGTAGAATTTTAGCTGAAAAAAATTATTTGTGTGCTCTTGAGAGAACTTCTACTATGCAAACAAAAACCGCTAAAGAGAAATACTTAGATTTTATAAAAAAGTATAATAAAAAAATTGTCCAAAGAGTACCGCAACATCAAATAGCAAGTTTTCTTGGAATTGCGCCTGAATCTCTTAGTAGAGTTAGAAAGGAAATTACTATTTCTTAA
- a CDS encoding tRNA-binding protein, whose protein sequence is MNNIQNNELTWSDFTKVEMRIGTIITAEIFKEVKNPAYKMQIDFGEYGIKKTSAQITKLYTPEELIGNQVIAVINFPKKQIATMMSECLVLGGIGENKEVTLIAPERNIKNGTRIG, encoded by the coding sequence ATGAATAACATTCAAAATAACGAATTAACATGGAGTGATTTCACAAAAGTTGAAATGCGAATTGGTACTATTATAACTGCAGAAATATTTAAAGAAGTTAAAAATCCTGCTTACAAAATGCAAATAGATTTTGGTGAATATGGAATCAAGAAAACGTCAGCTCAAATAACAAAACTATATACCCCTGAAGAATTAATTGGTAATCAAGTAATTGCTGTTATTAATTTTCCTAAAAAACAAATAGCAACTATGATGAGTGAATGTTTAGTTTTAGGTGGAATTGGTGAGAATAAGGAAGTAACTCTTATAGCTCCTGAACGAAATATTAAAAACGGAACCAGAATAGGATAG